In Candidatus Bathyarchaeia archaeon, one DNA window encodes the following:
- a CDS encoding DUF1565 domain-containing protein translates to MALISCRNITVTNLTLEKNLEGIVLAYSNNCTIYGNSLIDNGDVGYGYGSIVLYQSSNNTIHTIHTQAITSYATTMWRVLVKTAWRSTGSITAF, encoded by the coding sequence GTGGCCTTAATCAGCTGTAGAAACATAACTGTGACGAACTTGACCCTAGAGAAAAATCTTGAGGGTATAGTGCTCGCTTACTCCAACAACTGCACAATTTATGGAAACAGTCTCATCGATAACGGCGATGTTGGATATGGATACGGCAGCATAGTCCTCTACCAGTCGTCAAACAACACTATACACACTATACACACGCAAGCTATAACGTCATACGCAACAACTATGTGGCGGGTTCTGGTCAAAACGGCATGGCGGTCAACGGGCAGTATAACAGCATTTTAG
- a CDS encoding HAD family hydrolase yields the protein MGGLKLVSFDVWDTLLSVRAFYRDIALELSKALGEPTVLEDKLMEGYRKVRAIRRAGGFSDSSIVPAALKIIADFLSVKTETIERAILDVAEKGLPGHYLMDGVLESVCHMKRLGFTVIVVGNVVFWPGKVNRILLEKAGLARFIDEQFYADEVGVSKPKPEIFAKALSRFNVEPHEALHVGDSLFEDLVGAVLAQMNAVLIDKNVDHVVKLSSWNAYIIPNISLLKQVVQELEKH from the coding sequence ATGGGAGGACTTAAGCTCGTCAGCTTTGATGTTTGGGATACTTTGCTTTCTGTTAGGGCTTTTTATCGAGACATAGCCTTGGAGCTTTCAAAAGCTCTTGGAGAGCCAACAGTCCTCGAAGACAAGCTCATGGAGGGTTATAGAAAAGTCAGGGCCATTAGAAGGGCGGGTGGATTCAGCGATTCCAGCATAGTTCCGGCAGCCCTAAAAATTATAGCGGACTTTCTTAGCGTAAAAACTGAAACCATTGAGAGAGCAATTTTGGATGTTGCAGAGAAAGGCTTGCCTGGACATTACTTGATGGACGGTGTATTGGAGTCAGTCTGCCACATGAAACGGTTGGGGTTCACGGTTATAGTTGTCGGCAATGTGGTTTTCTGGCCTGGGAAAGTCAATAGGATCCTGCTTGAAAAGGCAGGTTTGGCAAGATTTATAGATGAACAGTTTTACGCTGACGAAGTTGGAGTTTCAAAACCTAAACCGGAAATCTTTGCAAAAGCCCTTTCAAGGTTCAATGTTGAGCCCCATGAGGCCCTCCACGTGGGCGACAGCCTCTTCGAGGATCTTGTTGGCGCCGTGCTCGCCCAGATGAACGCCGTTCTGATTGATAAGAATGTGGACCATGTTGTTAAGCTTTCAAGCTGGAACGCCTATATAATCCCGAATATTAGTCTTCTGAAGCAGGTGGTTCAAGAACTGGAAAAGCATTAA
- the purB gene encoding adenylosuccinate lyase gives MPILPIDTGRYGTPEMRRIFEEENRIQKMLDVEAALAWAHAEVGNIPQEDAERIMAAASLEHVRLTRIKEIEREIKHDVMALVKALAEACGPSGAYVHLGATSYDIVDTATALQLKEALDIIEKRLNDFEKVLMEKALRYKETLMMGRTHGQHALPITLGFKFAVWMREISRHIQRLRECRERVLVGKMSGAVGTQAGLGEQAMKIQELVMKRLGLKPADISTQIVQRDRHAELICLLALVAASLENFATEIRELQRPEIGELAEPFEAEKQVGSSTMPHKKNPETCERICGLARIVRSLVIPALENVVTWHERDLTQSSAERFIIPEACILVDYMLLLMTNVVANIYVNEERMRQNIELTQGRAMSEAVMIALTRKGLSRQEAHELLRKLTIKSEVEKVPFKKVLLENEVVRGKLSEKEIDDALNPRNYLGTAMQQVELMVEKTRKERKKRGLKD, from the coding sequence TTGCCAATCCTTCCCATCGACACTGGGCGTTATGGCACACCTGAAATGAGGAGAATCTTCGAGGAGGAAAACCGCATCCAAAAAATGTTGGATGTTGAAGCTGCCCTGGCATGGGCGCACGCTGAGGTTGGCAATATACCGCAGGAAGACGCTGAAAGGATAATGGCTGCTGCGTCGCTTGAACACGTGAGGCTTACCCGCATAAAAGAGATTGAACGAGAAATCAAACATGATGTTATGGCGCTTGTCAAGGCGCTGGCGGAGGCTTGCGGACCAAGCGGGGCTTACGTGCACCTCGGCGCCACAAGCTATGATATTGTTGATACGGCCACAGCCCTCCAATTGAAGGAAGCCTTGGACATTATAGAGAAGCGGCTGAACGATTTCGAGAAAGTTTTGATGGAGAAAGCCCTACGCTACAAGGAAACGTTGATGATGGGACGAACCCATGGACAGCATGCCCTGCCCATTACCTTGGGCTTCAAGTTTGCTGTTTGGATGAGGGAAATCTCCCGCCACATTCAAAGGCTTAGAGAGTGCCGCGAACGAGTGCTTGTGGGAAAGATGAGCGGCGCAGTGGGCACGCAGGCGGGTTTAGGCGAACAGGCTATGAAAATCCAAGAACTTGTAATGAAAAGGCTCGGCTTAAAACCGGCAGACATCTCCACGCAAATCGTACAGAGAGATCGCCACGCCGAATTAATATGCCTACTGGCTTTGGTTGCCGCAAGCCTAGAGAACTTCGCCACGGAAATACGTGAACTCCAACGGCCCGAGATAGGTGAGTTGGCTGAACCATTCGAAGCGGAAAAACAGGTAGGGAGCTCCACCATGCCCCACAAGAAGAACCCAGAGACCTGCGAGCGCATTTGCGGATTAGCCCGCATAGTCAGAAGCCTTGTAATCCCGGCTTTGGAGAACGTGGTGACGTGGCATGAACGCGACTTAACTCAATCCTCTGCGGAGCGCTTCATTATTCCAGAAGCCTGCATCCTCGTGGATTACATGCTCCTCCTAATGACAAACGTGGTGGCAAACATTTACGTGAATGAGGAGCGCATGCGCCAAAACATAGAGTTAACCCAGGGAAGAGCCATGTCAGAAGCCGTCATGATAGCCCTAACAAGGAAGGGCTTAAGCCGACAGGAAGCCCATGAACTGCTAAGAAAGCTAACAATAAAAAGCGAAGTAGAAAAAGTTCCATTCAAAAAAGTCTTATTGGAAAACGAAGTTGTAAGGGGAAAACTAAGCGAAAAAGAAATCGACGATGCATTAAATCCGCGAAACTATCTTGGAACTGCTATGCAGCAAGTTGAACTCATGGTGGAAAAAACAAGAAAGGAGCGCAAAAAAAGAGGGCTAAAGGATTAA
- a CDS encoding NosD domain-containing protein, translating into MAGSGQNGMAVNGQYNSILENDVIACKYGISIGGQHNVIVGNNIAENYERGIFAGGTYNNISDNTIINNNEGVYISSGCQNNCIYHNNFVDNMKHVTYYWSGDGNFWNSSYPTGGNYWSGYENKYPNATELDGSGLWNTPYVINAKNIDYCPLMAPTKPVTRKFIAYNSVKVEVYSNSSVSQFQFNINIKSISFNITGPAGTKGFCDITIPLSILWGGFTLYMDDVQLEEGVNYTKTCNDVQCIFHITYAHSKHRLEIFGTQVIRNFQAWLQRCCLLRLRVYLQ; encoded by the coding sequence GTGGCGGGTTCTGGTCAAAACGGCATGGCGGTCAACGGGCAGTATAACAGCATTTTAGAAAACGACGTGATCGCATGCAAATATGGCATCAGCATCGGAGGACAACACAACGTTATTGTCGGAAACAACATTGCAGAAAACTATGAAAGAGGGATATTTGCAGGCGGCACATACAACAATATCTCCGACAACACCATCATAAACAACAATGAGGGAGTCTACATTTCCAGCGGCTGCCAGAACAACTGCATCTATCACAATAACTTCGTAGACAACATGAAACATGTAACTTATTATTGGTCCGGCGATGGTAACTTCTGGAACAGCAGCTATCCCACTGGCGGAAACTACTGGAGCGGATATGAGAATAAATATCCCAACGCTACAGAACTTGACGGTTCAGGCTTATGGAACACACCCTACGTTATAAACGCTAAAAACATTGATTACTGCCCGCTCATGGCGCCGACGAAGCCTGTAACAAGAAAGTTCATAGCCTATAACAGCGTGAAAGTGGAAGTGTACAGCAACTCTTCTGTTTCGCAATTCCAATTTAACATAAACATCAAATCGATAAGCTTCAACATAACCGGACCAGCGGGAACAAAAGGCTTCTGCGACATAACCATCCCATTAAGCATCCTTTGGGGAGGCTTCACTCTATACATGGATGACGTCCAACTTGAAGAGGGCGTCAACTACACGAAGACATGTAATGACGTTCAATGCATTTTTCATATAACATACGCCCACAGCAAGCATAGGCTTGAAATATTCGGAACACAAGTCATCCGGAACTTCCAAGCTTGGCTGCAGCGTTGCTGCTTGTTGCGATTGCGGGTATACCTGCAATAA